One genomic region from Mycoplasmopsis columbina encodes:
- a CDS encoding MAG3240 family lipoprotein encodes MKRKLKWLSLFSFSISPIFLSASCYNKTKNDSNFSNELNSQSFLNLINNSKKITKEQLILKLNNYLVNHSTKSIIKDLNVKNENLVIYANNQNYQMKNVNLEKINSGIYPEIINNSYKLEKNSNSKNSFRILFSNLPISYTNKEKFETRIWTENNANGYNSLSYRLPNLQLLSYLAQTTNLLNDPFKNPKTEMRIEGFLASKLQQEKYLNELLFYIKEFNFDENIQKISFKSLVKTNNYLTATLDFLDDNNKSLLNQNDQIKIYLDEFQNNENFYAQYKDVLTNKTLNLNDDLENVNLVLFNEQYQNPTIKFKDNILGINEYDQTMHPDKKYKQFNINLFKYLFDNYQDLIEITNVENKNIKIEKFEFSKLLNNSLSIGKLFLNDGQKTYPWFSINFTPHKHLFDGFIIKNELGLFSKLNSQNYFSYNTLKKENNQIEYPQGIDANEFFEQNFIDIVNFLIEENISNLILWNNFPMHERTSTYIVHNKNEFEKKLSLLFSQLVLLYYITNKENNTLIKEVKVKILDDDTNFGSIYLNFDFIDHNNQSLLNNNLKNQKYELKGFKGTNYKLIDEKRKELESQENKEYLEQPIKNQTLPYLKKAV; translated from the coding sequence ATGAAACGTAAACTTAAATGATTATCTTTATTTTCATTTTCAATTTCACCAATTTTTTTGAGCGCAAGTTGCTACAATAAAACAAAGAATGATAGTAATTTTAGTAATGAATTAAATAGTCAAAGTTTTTTAAATTTAATTAATAATTCTAAAAAAATAACAAAAGAACAACTAATCTTGAAACTAAATAATTATTTAGTTAATCATTCAACAAAAAGTATTATTAAGGATTTGAATGTAAAAAATGAAAATTTGGTAATTTATGCAAATAATCAAAATTACCAAATGAAAAATGTGAATCTTGAAAAAATCAATAGTGGTATTTATCCAGAAATAATAAATAATTCTTATAAATTAGAAAAGAATAGTAATAGTAAAAATTCTTTTAGAATTCTTTTTTCTAATTTGCCTATTTCATACACAAATAAAGAAAAATTTGAAACTAGAATTTGAACTGAAAATAATGCAAATGGTTACAATTCACTTTCTTATAGACTTCCTAATTTACAACTTTTATCTTACTTAGCACAAACAACAAATCTTTTAAATGATCCTTTTAAAAATCCCAAAACAGAAATGAGAATTGAAGGTTTCTTAGCTTCAAAATTACAACAAGAAAAATATTTAAATGAACTTCTTTTTTACATTAAGGAATTCAATTTTGATGAAAATATTCAAAAAATATCTTTTAAATCTTTAGTTAAAACAAACAATTATTTAACGGCAACTTTGGATTTTTTGGACGATAATAATAAATCTCTATTAAACCAAAATGACCAGATAAAAATTTATTTAGATGAATTTCAAAATAATGAAAACTTTTATGCACAATATAAAGATGTTTTAACGAATAAAACACTGAATTTAAATGATGATTTAGAGAATGTGAATTTGGTTCTTTTTAATGAGCAGTATCAAAATCCTACAATAAAATTTAAAGACAATATTTTAGGAATTAATGAATACGATCAAACAATGCATCCTGATAAGAAATATAAACAGTTTAATATTAATTTATTTAAATATCTTTTTGATAATTATCAAGATTTAATTGAAATAACTAATGTTGAAAATAAAAATATCAAAATCGAAAAATTTGAATTTTCAAAACTTTTAAATAATAGTTTATCAATTGGAAAACTGTTTTTAAATGATGGTCAAAAAACTTATCCTTGATTTAGCATCAACTTTACCCCACATAAACATCTTTTTGATGGTTTCATTATTAAAAATGAATTGGGTTTATTTTCAAAGTTAAACTCCCAAAATTATTTTAGTTATAACACTTTAAAAAAAGAAAATAATCAAATTGAATATCCGCAAGGCATTGATGCAAATGAGTTTTTTGAACAAAATTTCATAGACATTGTTAATTTTTTAATTGAAGAAAATATTTCAAATTTAATTCTTTGAAATAATTTTCCTATGCATGAAAGAACATCAACATACATTGTTCATAATAAAAATGAATTTGAGAAAAAATTATCTTTACTTTTTTCTCAGTTAGTTCTTCTTTATTACATTACCAACAAGGAAAATAATACTTTAATAAAAGAAGTAAAAGTAAAAATCCTTGATGATGATACCAATTTTGGAAGTATATATCTTAATTTTGATTTTATAGATCATAATAATCAAAGTTTGTTAAACAATAATTTGAAAAATCAAAAATACGAATTAAAAGGTTTTAAAGGCACAAACTACAAATTGATTGATGAAAAAAGAAAAGAACTGGAATCACAAGAAAATAAAGAGTATCTAGAACAACCAATTAAAAATCAAACATTACCTTATTTAAAAAAAGCCGTTTAA
- a CDS encoding potassium channel family protein produces MLKKLVPTKPKLWQTLKEIGIIVSSDYNVDINNKKRAFVVKWIRNFYAVFIAFIIIFSFITFALINNKTETPTFFLRLAASIEVITFIVLLIDFILRAVTYPTRDKKYKGKYAKSFFKFFLTSIFLITFVSLLPSLIVINIWLGQGKEIKFFEILGSLKLIRFLRLFLILNIFYAFKNISSSLREQKSILIYSFIFIVAIIFLFGLTIYYTENTYILKNYQDLGYQSTEAFYAENKNVAQTYWQAVYFTAITLTTIGYGDFVPLAPITKMIVPIISILGIAIITLPGGIIAASFMGVISKKKTTQNEIKEQSEEIAKMIENAIEKGVKEKLEEMKKAEK; encoded by the coding sequence ATGCTAAAAAAATTGGTTCCAACAAAACCTAAATTATGACAGACTTTAAAAGAAATAGGAATTATTGTAAGCTCAGACTACAATGTAGATATAAATAACAAAAAAAGAGCTTTTGTAGTTAAATGAATAAGAAATTTTTACGCAGTTTTTATAGCATTCATTATTATTTTTTCTTTTATTACTTTTGCTCTTATAAATAATAAAACAGAAACACCAACATTTTTCTTACGTTTGGCTGCTTCAATCGAAGTTATAACTTTTATTGTTCTTTTGATCGACTTTATTTTAAGAGCAGTTACTTACCCGACTAGAGACAAAAAATACAAAGGCAAATATGCAAAAAGTTTTTTCAAATTCTTTTTAACATCTATTTTCTTAATTACATTTGTTTCTCTACTTCCTTCTTTAATAGTAATTAACATTTGATTAGGTCAAGGAAAAGAAATAAAATTTTTTGAGATTTTAGGAAGCTTAAAACTTATTAGATTTTTAAGACTATTTTTAATTCTTAATATTTTTTACGCATTTAAAAATATTTCTTCTTCACTTAGAGAACAAAAATCTATTTTAATTTATTCATTTATATTTATTGTTGCAATTATTTTCTTATTTGGGTTAACAATTTACTACACTGAAAATACTTATATTTTAAAAAATTATCAAGATTTAGGTTACCAAAGTACTGAAGCTTTTTATGCAGAAAACAAAAACGTTGCGCAAACTTATTGACAAGCAGTTTACTTTACAGCTATTACACTAACAACTATTGGCTATGGTGATTTTGTGCCTTTGGCACCTATAACTAAGATGATTGTGCCTATTATTTCTATTTTGGGAATTGCAATTATTACACTTCCGGGTGGAATTATCGCAGCATCATTTATGGGTGTTATTTCAAAGAAAAAAACAACACAAAATGAAATTAAAGAGCAAAGTGAAGAAATTGCAAAAATGATCGAAAACGCTATTGAAAAAGGAGTTAAAGAAAAATTAGAAGAAATGAAAAAAGCCGAAAAATAG
- a CDS encoding MHJ_0274 family protein, producing the protein MGMIVIVIVIVVLLGGFFLYSTIKDRRLRNIKKKEKILFTNLSMENKRKFVFKLKELIDLNEQYLIDFKPSIGDYKMSQITDAARKYLMSFQEDKDFKEYIVAADDQNDLLEAFVLLRDSRSNSWTKKLDKVINYLDKLYQEYDKEMYKEELDQIKNELKEFYVKEFSK; encoded by the coding sequence ATGGGAATGATAGTAATTGTTATAGTAATTGTTGTTCTTTTGGGCGGTTTCTTCCTTTATTCAACAATTAAAGATAGAAGACTTAGAAACATAAAGAAAAAAGAAAAAATTTTATTCACTAATTTATCAATGGAAAACAAACGAAAATTTGTTTTTAAATTAAAAGAACTCATTGATTTAAACGAACAATATTTGATAGATTTTAAACCTTCAATTGGCGATTACAAAATGAGTCAAATAACAGATGCAGCACGTAAATATTTAATGTCTTTCCAAGAAGATAAAGATTTTAAAGAATACATTGTAGCAGCGGATGATCAAAATGATTTATTAGAAGCTTTTGTATTGTTAAGAGATTCTAGAAGTAATTCATGAACTAAAAAGTTAGATAAAGTTATTAACTATTTAGACAAACTTTATCAAGAATATGACAAAGAAATGTATAAAGAAGAACTTGATCAAATTAAAAACGAATTAAAAGAATTTTATGTTAAGGAGTTTAGCAAATAA
- the atpC gene encoding ATP synthase F1 subunit epsilon yields MNNKTYLTIVTVDKIFYQDYVQFVNLKTVEGGDITFLPNHSPFVSNIDVCKMIIKEENGDFKYCSIGSGLVYVDANEIRIITDDIIFSKDINIHRAELEKESMISKIKTAKTKNEKAIYEFKLRKAINRINVYNNK; encoded by the coding sequence ATGAATAATAAAACCTATTTAACAATTGTTACAGTTGATAAGATTTTTTATCAAGATTATGTTCAATTTGTTAATTTGAAAACAGTAGAAGGTGGAGATATTACTTTTTTACCAAATCATTCACCATTTGTAAGTAATATAGATGTTTGCAAAATGATTATTAAAGAAGAAAATGGAGACTTTAAATACTGTTCAATTGGCTCAGGTTTAGTTTATGTTGATGCTAATGAAATTAGAATTATCACAGACGACATAATTTTTAGCAAGGACATTAATATTCACCGTGCTGAATTAGAAAAAGAAAGCATGATTTCAAAAATTAAAACAGCTAAAACTAAAAATGAAAAAGCTATCTATGAATTTAAATTGCGTAAAGCAATCAACAGAATTAATGTTTATAACAATAAATAA
- the atpG gene encoding ATP synthase F1 subunit gamma has product MAGQQIIKNRINAVQSIKKITHAMELVSASKLKKSRTEYNNVKNYYDSVKRSFDAILHHMNKREIEELFPQKNTGKKLYVIFTGDIGLAGSYNSAVIKLAKSTIKKDDKVIIIGFKGILGLEKIFQNQIIYKQKSEANADHYKLIQEITKKIYLIYKNEKFDSINVIYNKYVNNLVQVETNEHIYPFVFNNDSKLPKDSKYLFKQIEFEPSPQKVLNVAIPQYLNAHIYFAYSSSKLSELASRRSAMETATENANELIEELEIKYNRKRQANITQELNEIVSGANAV; this is encoded by the coding sequence ATGGCTGGACAACAAATAATTAAAAACAGAATTAATGCTGTTCAATCAATTAAAAAAATCACACATGCAATGGAATTAGTATCAGCTTCAAAATTGAAAAAAAGTAGAACTGAATACAATAATGTAAAAAATTATTATGATTCAGTGAAAAGATCTTTTGATGCTATTCTCCATCACATGAACAAAAGAGAAATTGAAGAATTGTTTCCACAAAAAAATACAGGTAAAAAATTATATGTAATTTTTACTGGTGATATTGGACTTGCTGGATCATATAATTCAGCAGTTATAAAATTAGCTAAAAGTACTATAAAAAAGGATGATAAAGTAATTATCATTGGTTTTAAAGGTATTTTAGGACTTGAAAAAATTTTTCAAAATCAAATTATTTATAAACAAAAAAGTGAAGCAAATGCTGATCACTATAAATTAATTCAAGAAATAACTAAAAAAATTTATTTAATTTATAAAAATGAAAAATTTGATTCTATCAATGTAATTTATAACAAATATGTTAATAATCTAGTTCAAGTTGAAACAAATGAACACATTTACCCATTTGTTTTCAATAATGATAGTAAATTGCCTAAGGATAGTAAATATTTATTTAAACAAATAGAATTTGAACCTTCGCCACAAAAGGTTTTAAATGTTGCAATTCCACAATATTTAAACGCACATATTTATTTCGCTTATTCATCTTCAAAATTAAGTGAATTAGCATCAAGAAGAAGTGCGATGGAAACTGCTACAGAAAATGCAAATGAACTAATTGAAGAATTAGAAATTAAATACAACAGAAAACGTCAAGCAAACATTACTCAAGAACTTAATGAAATTGTTTCTGGAGCAAATGCTGTTTAA
- the atpD gene encoding F0F1 ATP synthase subunit beta, with amino-acid sequence MPQNSSKKGNYGKIVQIVGPVVDVRFEKGHLPEIFNALVVEDEGQKFTLEVAQHIGDETVRTISMVSTNGLSRGLEVLDTGAPISVPVGNNILGRMFDVLGDPIDLMPAPETKKMSIHAPAPSYEEQKTISEILETGIKVIDLLIPYAKGGKIGLFGGAGVGKTVLVQELINNIATQHGGLSVFVGVGERTREGNDLYHEMKAAGVLDKTALVFGQMNEPPGARMRVALTGLTMAEYFRDKQNQDVLLFIDNIFRFVQAGSEVSALLGRMPSAVGYQPTLATEMGQLQERITSTHKGSITSVQAVYVPADDLTDPAPATTFTHLDAKTVLDRNIAALGIYPAVDPLESNSRLLDPLVIGNEHYEVAHSVINILQRFKELQDIIAILGMGELSEEDKTTVIRARRIRIFLSQPFTVAEKFSGKKGQYVKLTDTIRSFKAILEGKYDNYPEELFFYAGAIEDVEERYKEYQATLKQTKEKEEVKETTSESSNE; translated from the coding sequence ATGCCACAAAATTCTAGTAAAAAAGGCAATTATGGAAAAATAGTACAAATTGTTGGTCCTGTTGTTGACGTTAGATTTGAAAAAGGTCATTTACCTGAAATTTTCAATGCTTTAGTTGTTGAAGATGAAGGACAAAAATTCACACTTGAAGTTGCACAACACATTGGAGATGAAACAGTTAGAACAATTTCTATGGTTTCAACTAATGGACTTTCAAGAGGATTAGAAGTTTTAGATACTGGTGCACCAATTAGTGTACCTGTGGGAAATAATATTCTAGGAAGAATGTTTGATGTTCTAGGTGACCCAATCGATTTAATGCCTGCACCAGAAACTAAAAAAATGTCAATCCATGCTCCTGCCCCTTCTTATGAAGAACAAAAAACTATTAGTGAAATTTTAGAAACAGGTATCAAAGTTATTGACTTGTTAATTCCTTATGCTAAGGGTGGAAAAATTGGTTTATTTGGTGGAGCCGGGGTTGGTAAAACTGTTCTTGTTCAAGAGTTAATAAATAACATTGCAACACAACATGGTGGTTTATCTGTTTTTGTTGGTGTTGGAGAAAGAACAAGAGAAGGTAACGACCTTTATCATGAAATGAAAGCTGCTGGTGTCTTAGATAAGACAGCTCTTGTTTTCGGTCAGATGAATGAACCTCCTGGAGCTCGTATGAGAGTTGCTTTAACAGGTTTAACAATGGCTGAATACTTCCGTGATAAACAAAACCAAGATGTTTTATTATTCATCGATAATATCTTCCGTTTTGTGCAAGCTGGATCAGAAGTTAGTGCTCTTTTAGGGCGTATGCCTTCAGCCGTTGGATACCAACCAACATTAGCTACTGAAATGGGTCAATTACAAGAAAGAATTACTTCTACACATAAAGGATCAATTACATCAGTTCAAGCTGTTTATGTTCCAGCTGACGATTTAACCGATCCAGCTCCAGCAACAACTTTTACGCACTTAGATGCTAAAACTGTTTTGGATCGTAATATAGCTGCTTTAGGAATTTATCCAGCTGTTGACCCCCTAGAGTCTAATTCAAGATTATTAGATCCTTTAGTTATTGGAAATGAACACTATGAAGTTGCACATAGTGTAATTAATATTCTCCAAAGATTTAAAGAGTTGCAAGACATTATTGCAATTCTTGGAATGGGAGAATTAAGTGAAGAAGATAAAACTACAGTTATTAGAGCACGTAGAATTAGAATATTCTTATCACAACCATTCACCGTTGCTGAAAAATTCTCTGGTAAAAAAGGTCAATATGTTAAATTGACTGATACCATTAGAAGTTTTAAAGCAATTCTTGAAGGTAAATACGATAATTATCCAGAAGAACTTTTCTTTTATGCTGGTGCAATCGAAGATGTTGAAGAAAGATACAAAGAATACCAAGCTACTTTAAAACAAACTAAAGAAAAAGAAGAAGTTAAAGAAACAACTTCAGAAAGTTCAAATGAATAA
- the atpF gene encoding F0F1 ATP synthase subunit B — MEINVIDKVLHETGLKGELQEKIQKIFPSIPLMIATLISLILIIVILYFLAYKPVKKAIKARQEYIQANIDQAKSLHQEMQQKLEESNQTLAKAHQEADKIVQEGINHSNKIVLSYTALARSKSKTMLEEARRDVEKQKQEFFEESKNYIVDAASELSKKILKKSVDEKVQSAMIDEFLKEESNK, encoded by the coding sequence ATGGAAATAAACGTTATTGACAAGGTATTACATGAAACAGGATTAAAAGGAGAATTGCAAGAAAAAATTCAAAAAATTTTTCCTTCAATTCCTTTAATGATTGCCACATTAATATCTTTAATTTTGATAATCGTAATTTTGTATTTCTTAGCTTATAAACCTGTAAAGAAAGCAATTAAAGCAAGACAGGAATATATTCAAGCAAATATTGATCAAGCTAAATCATTGCATCAAGAAATGCAACAAAAATTAGAAGAATCAAATCAAACTTTAGCAAAAGCACATCAAGAAGCTGACAAAATAGTGCAAGAAGGTATTAATCATTCAAATAAAATTGTTTTAAGTTACACTGCACTCGCAAGAAGTAAGTCTAAAACAATGTTAGAAGAAGCAAGAAGAGACGTTGAAAAACAAAAACAAGAATTTTTTGAAGAATCAAAAAATTATATTGTTGATGCTGCTTCAGAATTATCTAAGAAAATTTTGAAAAAATCAGTTGATGAAAAAGTACAAAGTGCAATGATTGATGAATTCTTAAAAGAAGAGTCAAACAAATAA
- the atpH gene encoding ATP synthase F1 subunit delta, translating into MYKKINLDAYAIAIYELSLEMNVAHETRYILTALYKELKKDELFIENLKNGEISKEEKNAYISDVLAGFEKNQLAINFINIILENGAIQNLKRIISVYLKMVNQHLNVRYAKIFSPFPITKDKLNLIKAKLEKDYNCIVDIDNIIDPNVIGGFKIKMDSLVIEHSLGSDLQQLTNQIKSKDGGLNG; encoded by the coding sequence ATGTACAAAAAAATCAATTTAGATGCATATGCCATTGCAATTTATGAATTGTCTCTTGAAATGAATGTTGCGCATGAAACACGTTACATTTTAACTGCGCTTTATAAAGAATTAAAAAAAGACGAGTTATTTATCGAAAATTTAAAAAATGGTGAAATAAGTAAAGAAGAAAAAAATGCTTACATTTCAGATGTTTTAGCTGGTTTTGAAAAAAATCAGTTGGCAATAAATTTTATTAACATTATTTTAGAGAATGGTGCAATTCAAAATTTAAAAAGAATTATTTCTGTTTATTTAAAAATGGTTAATCAACATTTAAATGTAAGATATGCTAAAATTTTTAGTCCCTTTCCAATTACAAAAGACAAATTAAACTTAATTAAAGCTAAATTGGAAAAAGATTATAACTGCATTGTAGACATTGATAACATTATTGATCCCAATGTTATCGGTGGATTCAAAATTAAAATGGATAGTTTAGTAATTGAACATTCTTTGGGTTCAGATTTACAACAATTAACAAATCAAATTAAAAGCAAAGACGGAGGTTTAAATGGCTAG
- the pgsA gene encoding CDP-diacylglycerol--glycerol-3-phosphate 3-phosphatidyltransferase: MGKTKNIRTKKIKTSTLVKNLPNLLTLVRLILVLPLIAFATVIAYTLNRDFGVTIAFLVLFIITFIASMITDFLDGYYARKTKQVSDFGKLWDPIADKFTTVVALILLVIMNASPLWLVAVLILRDIAVDGFRVIMAKHGIDVSAKKMAKLKTLVLSISIPAMLFVLLILISIDYAQSNSLNGSNPYLKFTANNALYSHLLSIPLMVALVFSLISGFQYFRSIKKYIKFNPFKYSHIDVEIKKAELKNSNEDLRINLNKHRNNKNHTDEVDTKEPTIVFEEKDYKRD, translated from the coding sequence ATGGGTAAGACTAAAAATATAAGAACTAAGAAAATCAAAACAAGCACTTTAGTAAAAAACTTACCAAATTTATTGACGCTAGTTAGATTAATTTTAGTTCTACCTCTAATTGCTTTTGCAACAGTCATAGCTTATACTTTAAATCGTGATTTTGGTGTAACTATTGCTTTTCTAGTTCTATTTATTATTACATTTATTGCTTCAATGATAACTGATTTTCTTGATGGTTATTATGCACGAAAAACTAAGCAAGTAAGTGATTTTGGTAAATTATGAGATCCTATAGCAGATAAATTTACAACAGTAGTTGCTTTGATTTTATTAGTTATCATGAACGCTTCACCGCTTTGACTTGTAGCAGTTTTAATTTTAAGAGATATTGCAGTCGATGGTTTTAGAGTAATTATGGCAAAACATGGAATTGATGTAAGTGCCAAAAAAATGGCTAAGTTAAAAACATTAGTTTTAAGCATTTCAATTCCAGCAATGTTATTTGTTTTATTAATTTTAATTTCAATCGATTATGCACAATCAAATAGTTTAAATGGAAGTAATCCATATTTAAAATTTACTGCAAACAATGCACTTTATTCACATTTACTTTCAATTCCTTTAATGGTTGCTTTAGTATTTAGTTTAATAAGTGGTTTTCAATATTTTAGAAGCATTAAAAAATATATTAAATTTAATCCTTTTAAATATTCTCACATTGATGTTGAAATTAAAAAAGCGGAACTTAAAAACTCTAATGAAGATCTCAGAATAAATTTAAACAAACATAGAAATAATAAAAATCATACAGACGAAGTAGATACTAAAGAACCAACAATAGTTTTTGAAGAAAAAGATTATAAAAGAGATTAA
- the atpA gene encoding F0F1 ATP synthase subunit alpha, with protein MASSIHDISAIIKDRIKNFNVSKIDYSEVGHIITVGDGIALVSGLEKAKNGEIIVFKNNIYGLTLNLEEEVIGVAIFGNANALAEGDECHRSGKVISVPVGDDLLGRVVNALGEPIDGKGDLKFSKTSEIFKVAPGVMTRKEVNQPLETGILAIDSMIPIGKGQRELIIGDRQTGKTSIAIDTIINQKGKNVKCVYVAIGQKNSTVAQIVKKLNDFGAMEYTTVVVAGASELAPQQYIAPYSGVTIAEEWMSKGEDVLIVYDDLSKHAVAYRTLSLLLRRPPGREAYPGDIFYLHSQLLERAARVRKEFGGGSITALPIIETQQGDISAYIPTNVISITDGQIFTKESLFNSGQKPAVDVGFSVSRVGSSAQIKAIKETSSSLKLELAQYNEMLAFAQFDSDLDESTKNILQHGAKVYEFLKQEQYSPFDQITQVAILLGIKEKIINPIPLEKIKTYRNEVVKLMESQKGQILAQKIKENNNALNDELKVELVKELIAIVKKIISLIPEYDASLYLPIPAKWSNIGE; from the coding sequence ATGGCTAGTTCAATTCATGATATTTCAGCTATTATTAAAGACCGTATCAAGAATTTTAATGTGTCAAAAATTGATTATTCTGAAGTGGGGCACATTATTACTGTAGGAGATGGAATTGCACTTGTTAGTGGTCTTGAAAAAGCCAAAAATGGTGAAATTATCGTTTTCAAAAACAATATATATGGTTTAACTTTAAACTTAGAGGAAGAAGTAATCGGAGTTGCAATTTTTGGTAACGCAAATGCTTTAGCAGAAGGCGATGAGTGTCACAGAAGTGGTAAAGTTATTTCAGTTCCTGTAGGAGATGATCTTTTAGGTAGAGTTGTAAATGCATTAGGTGAACCTATTGATGGTAAAGGCGATTTGAAATTTTCAAAAACTAGTGAAATTTTTAAAGTTGCTCCTGGTGTTATGACCAGAAAAGAAGTTAATCAACCACTTGAAACCGGAATTTTGGCAATTGATTCAATGATTCCAATCGGAAAAGGTCAACGTGAGTTAATTATTGGGGATAGACAAACAGGAAAAACATCAATTGCAATTGACACAATTATCAATCAAAAAGGTAAAAATGTTAAATGTGTTTATGTTGCAATTGGACAAAAAAACTCAACAGTCGCACAAATTGTTAAAAAATTAAATGACTTTGGAGCAATGGAATATACAACAGTTGTTGTTGCAGGAGCAAGCGAATTAGCACCACAACAATACATTGCGCCTTATTCAGGCGTTACAATTGCAGAAGAATGGATGTCAAAAGGTGAAGATGTTCTAATTGTTTATGATGATTTAAGTAAACATGCTGTAGCATATAGAACACTATCTTTACTTTTAAGAAGACCTCCTGGTCGTGAAGCTTATCCAGGTGATATTTTCTATCTTCACTCACAATTATTAGAAAGAGCTGCAAGGGTTAGAAAAGAATTCGGTGGTGGTTCAATCACTGCTTTACCTATCATTGAAACACAACAAGGTGATATTTCAGCATATATTCCGACTAATGTTATTTCAATTACTGATGGGCAAATTTTCACAAAAGAAAGTTTATTTAATTCAGGACAAAAACCAGCTGTTGACGTTGGTTTCAGTGTTAGTCGGGTAGGATCTAGCGCACAAATTAAAGCTATTAAAGAAACATCATCATCATTAAAACTTGAATTAGCTCAATATAATGAAATGTTAGCTTTTGCGCAATTTGACTCAGACTTAGATGAATCAACCAAAAATATTTTGCAACATGGTGCTAAAGTTTACGAGTTTTTAAAACAAGAACAGTATTCTCCTTTTGACCAAATCACTCAAGTAGCTATTTTATTGGGAATTAAGGAAAAAATTATTAATCCTATTCCTCTTGAAAAAATAAAAACTTATAGAAATGAAGTTGTTAAATTAATGGAATCTCAAAAAGGTCAAATTTTAGCTCAAAAAATTAAAGAAAACAATAATGCTCTTAATGATGAATTAAAAGTTGAATTAGTTAAAGAATTAATTGCAATTGTTAAAAAAATAATTTCATTAATTCCTGAATATGATGCAAGTCTTTATTTACCTATTCCGGCTAAATGAAGTAATATTGGTGAATAA